In Phosphitispora fastidiosa, a single genomic region encodes these proteins:
- a CDS encoding HEPN domain-containing protein, with product MKLHEDWLVKAEHDLLSSKKLIAGDDPILDTAAYHTQQCAEKSLKAYLAYHGKPVIRTHDLNELVNQCADINPSFDFLHDLVDELNPYSTIFRYPGDLLVPEYPDVETAIEYAERIMKFVIEKIDKDNN from the coding sequence ATGAAGCTGCATGAAGATTGGCTAGTTAAAGCTGAACATGATTTGCTATCTTCAAAGAAACTGATTGCGGGTGATGACCCAATCCTTGATACGGCAGCATATCATACACAGCAATGTGCTGAGAAATCATTAAAGGCATATTTGGCATATCACGGAAAACCTGTTATCAGAACTCACGATCTCAATGAGTTAGTTAATCAATGTGCTGACATTAATCCTAGTTTTGATTTTTTACATGACCTTGTTGATGAACTAAACCCTTATAGCACAATTTTTCGGTATCCCGGTGATTTATTAGTACCGGAGTACCCTGATGTGGAAACTGCTATTGAATATGCTGAAAGGATTATGAAGTTTGTGATAGAAAAGATAGACAAGGATAATAACTAA